From Salarias fasciatus chromosome 5, fSalaFa1.1, whole genome shotgun sequence, a single genomic window includes:
- the LOC115388535 gene encoding lysozyme C-like: MVMRSLVFLLLLAVSSAKVFERCEWARVLKKYGMDGYRGVTLADWVCLSQWESSYDTGATNYNGPGSTDYGIFQINSRYWCEDGSPTSNGCNIKCSELLSDDVGAAINCAKRVVKDPQGVRAWVAWKRHCENQDLSSYVQGCGV; this comes from the exons ATGGTCATGAGGagtctggtgtttctgctgctgctggctgtgagCAGTGCCAAAGTGTTTGAGCGCTGCGAATGGGCCCGAGTGTTGAAGAAATACGGGATGGACGGATACCGAGGCGTCACCCTGGCTGACT GGGTGTGCCTGTCTCAGTGGGAGTCCAGCTATGACACCGGAGCCACCAACTACAACGGACCCGGCTCCACAGACTACGGCATCTTCCAGATCAACAGCCGCTATTGGTGCGAGGACGGCTCCCCTACAAGCAACGGCTGCAACATCAAATGCAGCG AGCTTCTGAGTGACGACGTTGGTGCAGCGATCAACTGTGCCAAGCGTGTGGTGAAGGATCCTCAAGGCGTCAGAGCCTG GGTGGCCTGGAAACGTCACTGTGAGAACCAGGACCTGAGCTCCTATGTGCAGGGATGTGGTGTGTGA